A genomic window from Brevibacillus agri includes:
- a CDS encoding ABC transporter permease, whose protein sequence is MSGSGFSAAFGKKLIQYVLVLAVALTINFALPRLAPGDPLEFFFGETTINELTPEQRQQVERELGLDRSLWQQYADFMTGVFRFDLGSSIKYGKPVTEVLADRLPWTFLLVAPSLVLSAVIGIAIGAYAAWSRGKRRDLLFLTGMLTIESIPGFWIGMLLIAVFSVSMGWFPSFGAVPIAFSGGGADYALAVLKHMTLPVMTITVATVGGNFLLTRSSMLDTLGQDYVLMAEAKGASKRSLIFNHALRNALLPVYTHITMSLGILVSGAVVVETVFSYPGVGRLLYESVIARDYPMMQGVFLIITLGVIAANLLADVTYPLFDPRARQRKQVEESP, encoded by the coding sequence ATGAGTGGGAGCGGGTTCTCCGCGGCATTCGGCAAGAAACTGATTCAATATGTGCTGGTGCTCGCCGTGGCGTTGACGATCAACTTCGCCCTGCCGCGGCTCGCACCCGGCGATCCGCTGGAATTTTTCTTTGGCGAAACGACAATCAACGAGCTGACGCCAGAGCAGCGCCAGCAAGTGGAGCGGGAGCTTGGGCTGGATCGCTCGCTCTGGCAGCAATACGCGGATTTTATGACAGGAGTGTTCCGGTTTGATCTCGGCAGCTCCATCAAATACGGAAAGCCAGTGACGGAAGTATTGGCAGACAGGCTGCCGTGGACTTTCCTGCTGGTAGCTCCCTCCCTCGTTCTGAGCGCGGTCATAGGCATTGCTATCGGTGCCTATGCCGCGTGGAGCCGGGGGAAGCGGCGCGACCTGCTTTTTTTGACGGGGATGCTCACGATTGAATCCATTCCCGGCTTCTGGATCGGCATGCTGCTGATTGCGGTGTTTTCCGTCAGCATGGGCTGGTTCCCTTCCTTTGGCGCGGTGCCGATCGCCTTTTCCGGAGGCGGTGCCGACTACGCGCTGGCCGTGCTCAAGCATATGACCCTGCCTGTGATGACGATTACGGTTGCGACCGTCGGAGGCAATTTTTTGCTGACCCGGTCGTCGATGCTCGACACGCTGGGCCAGGATTATGTGCTGATGGCGGAGGCAAAAGGGGCGAGCAAGCGCAGCCTGATTTTCAATCATGCCCTGCGAAACGCCCTCTTGCCCGTCTATACGCACATTACGATGAGCCTCGGTATTTTGGTGAGCGGCGCTGTTGTCGTGGAGACAGTCTTTTCCTATCCGGGCGTCGGTCGCTTGCTCTATGAGAGCGTGATCGCACGGGATTACCCGATGATGCAGGGGGTATTTTTAATCATTACGCTGGGTGTGATTGCGGCCAACCTGCTGGCGGATGTGACTTATCCGCTGTTTGACCCGCGCGCCCGCCAAAGAAAGCAGGTGGAGGAGTCCCCATGA
- a CDS encoding dipeptide/oligopeptide/nickel ABC transporter permease/ATP-binding protein, giving the protein MSRIGSKMIGWLGVVLLAIVLLLALVGPYAVPYDASEQSGAPFQPPGREHWLGTNDMGQDILAELVVGARTSLTVGIVAALLATLIGTVVGLVSGYSGGWLDAVFMRIVDICLTLPFLPLMIVIGVYIGPSLFTQVLVITLVMWAGKARKIRAQTLSLRTRGPVQAARSMGAGHLYILRRHVFPSILPLVIPQFVQAVNVSIMMESSLSFLGMGDPLSKSWGSILFYANSRSAFLTEAWMWWVIPPGLCIVVTVLAFSLIGYYLEERVNPRLRAYQATAAKGGQTTPQNGPSASAAKIATAEALLEVQNLTVRYPKESGVVNAVDQVSFTVSKGEVLGLVGESGSGKSTVASAVMQLLKPPALVSHGAIYFAGRDLTRLSPEEMRELRGNRIALIPQAAMNALNPVMSVREQLAEAVRSHQQMPKDELQKRIDEVLAQVGLAPKWATAFPHELSGGMRQRVVIAMALMNKPDLVIADEPTTGLDVMVQVEIIKLLKDLQRTLGLSMVFISHDLPVVLSLADRTIIMNQGKIVDQGDTLALAKTSTHPYTRRLIDSIPRLTPAPERSLQEQR; this is encoded by the coding sequence ATGAGTCGGATTGGTTCCAAAATGATTGGCTGGCTTGGCGTTGTCTTGCTGGCAATCGTCCTGCTGCTCGCGCTCGTGGGACCTTACGCAGTTCCGTACGACGCCAGCGAGCAGTCTGGCGCCCCGTTCCAGCCGCCTGGCCGAGAGCATTGGCTTGGCACAAATGACATGGGGCAGGACATCCTGGCCGAGCTGGTAGTGGGCGCGAGGACCTCGCTTACGGTTGGGATTGTCGCCGCCTTGCTGGCTACGCTGATCGGCACGGTGGTCGGCCTGGTCTCCGGCTATTCGGGAGGTTGGCTGGACGCTGTTTTTATGAGAATCGTGGATATTTGCCTGACGCTGCCGTTTTTGCCCCTGATGATCGTGATTGGTGTGTACATCGGCCCGAGCCTGTTTACGCAGGTGCTAGTGATTACCTTGGTCATGTGGGCGGGAAAGGCGCGGAAAATCCGGGCGCAGACGTTGTCGCTGCGCACGCGAGGCCCGGTCCAGGCTGCGCGGTCGATGGGCGCAGGGCATCTCTACATTTTGCGTCGGCACGTTTTTCCCAGCATCCTGCCTTTGGTGATTCCGCAGTTCGTGCAGGCTGTCAACGTCTCGATCATGATGGAATCCTCGCTGAGCTTTTTGGGCATGGGCGATCCGTTGTCCAAAAGCTGGGGCAGCATTTTGTTTTACGCCAACTCGCGCAGCGCCTTTTTGACGGAGGCGTGGATGTGGTGGGTAATTCCGCCGGGGCTGTGCATTGTCGTGACGGTGCTCGCCTTTTCGTTGATCGGCTACTACTTGGAGGAGCGGGTAAATCCGCGGCTGCGCGCTTATCAGGCGACTGCTGCCAAGGGAGGCCAGACGACGCCGCAAAACGGACCGTCCGCGTCCGCTGCGAAGATTGCGACAGCAGAGGCGCTGCTGGAAGTCCAAAATCTGACTGTTCGCTATCCAAAAGAGAGCGGAGTGGTCAATGCGGTGGATCAGGTCAGCTTCACGGTGTCCAAGGGCGAGGTGCTCGGCCTGGTCGGAGAGTCGGGCAGCGGCAAGAGTACGGTAGCTTCGGCAGTCATGCAGTTGTTGAAGCCGCCAGCGCTCGTTTCGCACGGCGCGATTTATTTTGCGGGCCGCGATCTGACCCGGCTCTCCCCGGAGGAGATGAGGGAGTTGCGGGGAAACCGGATTGCCTTGATTCCCCAGGCGGCTATGAACGCGCTCAACCCTGTGATGAGCGTGCGCGAGCAGTTGGCGGAAGCGGTCAGATCGCATCAGCAAATGCCCAAGGACGAGTTGCAGAAACGAATCGACGAGGTGCTTGCGCAAGTCGGACTCGCTCCGAAGTGGGCCACCGCTTTTCCGCATGAGCTGAGCGGCGGCATGCGCCAGCGGGTCGTCATCGCGATGGCGCTGATGAACAAGCCCGATCTGGTCATTGCCGACGAGCCGACGACGGGGCTCGACGTCATGGTTCAGGTGGAGATCATCAAGCTGCTGAAGGACTTGCAGCGCACGCTCGGGCTGTCCATGGTGTTCATTTCGCACGATCTTCCTGTCGTTTTGAGCCTGGCTGACCGCACGATCATCATGAATCAGGGCAAAATTGTCGATCAGGGCGACACGCTCGCCTTGGCGAAGACGTCCACCCATCCGTACACACGGCGGCTGATTGATTCGATCCCCAGGCTGACGCCTGCGCCGGAGCGTTCCTTGCAGGAGCAACGATAA
- a CDS encoding ABC transporter ATP-binding protein has translation MEAQKQERDMLRQKELLQVSGLYKTYEGKSSGKQAAPVINGASFSIQANETVGLVGSSGAGKSTIGRIVAGIEQADKGQLIYQGQDLLSMKPKARREATRSIQMIFQDPYESLSARMTIAQLIAEPLVIARLYKNDPARRTELVREALQEVALPPERYMHRYAHELSGGERQRVGLARAFVTRPQLIVADEPTSMLDTSLRLDLLRLMRELSLRHGIAYLFITHDLALTRGFCDRLLVLDQGQIVETGTPEEVAENPQHPFTLRLIGAVRELDQF, from the coding sequence ATGGAAGCGCAAAAACAAGAGCGGGATATGCTGCGGCAAAAGGAACTGCTGCAGGTGTCCGGACTGTACAAGACCTACGAGGGCAAAAGCTCCGGCAAACAGGCAGCGCCTGTCATTAATGGGGCCAGCTTTTCCATACAGGCAAACGAAACGGTCGGGCTGGTCGGTTCGAGCGGCGCCGGAAAAAGCACCATCGGGCGAATCGTCGCGGGGATCGAGCAGGCCGACAAGGGCCAGCTCATCTACCAGGGGCAAGACCTGCTGTCGATGAAGCCCAAGGCGCGCAGGGAGGCCACGAGGTCTATCCAGATGATTTTTCAGGACCCGTACGAGTCGCTGTCCGCGCGCATGACGATTGCACAGTTGATCGCGGAACCGTTGGTCATCGCCCGGCTGTACAAAAATGACCCGGCAAGACGGACGGAGCTTGTTCGGGAAGCGTTGCAGGAAGTCGCGCTGCCGCCTGAGCGCTACATGCACCGCTATGCCCATGAGCTGTCTGGCGGGGAACGGCAGCGTGTCGGCCTGGCGCGCGCTTTTGTCACCCGCCCGCAGTTGATCGTGGCGGACGAGCCGACCTCGATGCTGGACACGTCCCTGCGGCTTGATTTGCTGCGGCTCATGCGCGAGCTGAGCCTGCGTCACGGGATCGCCTATTTGTTCATCACCCACGACCTGGCGCTGACGCGGGGCTTTTGCGATCGGCTGCTTGTGCTCGACCAGGGCCAGATCGTGGAGACAGGCACGCCGGAGGAAGTGGCGGAGAATCCGCAGCATCCTTTTACGCTGCGGCTGATCGGGGCAGTGCGGGAGCTTGACCAGTTTTAA
- a CDS encoding cell division ATP-binding protein FtsE, whose product MIWLENVYKSYGKRVILQDLHLHLEAGEFAFLQGRSGSGKSTLLKLLYREQTDFAGRIEIDAVPIGQIPKFELRRKMGVIFQSFELLPRKTVMENVALAGEVVGKPWAEIEPEANRLLERVGLSDVKDCFPDQLSGGEQQRVAIVRALLNRPRLLLADEPTGNLDNETAFEVLQLLKELHVEENMAMLIVTHSERLIEQFPAKTWIMEQGRVRVV is encoded by the coding sequence ATGATCTGGCTGGAAAATGTGTACAAGAGCTATGGGAAAAGAGTGATTTTACAAGACCTTCACCTGCATTTGGAAGCAGGGGAGTTCGCCTTTTTGCAAGGGCGCTCCGGTTCGGGAAAAAGCACGCTGCTCAAGCTGTTGTACCGGGAGCAAACCGATTTTGCGGGACGCATCGAAATAGATGCCGTCCCGATCGGGCAAATTCCGAAATTCGAGCTGCGGCGCAAGATGGGCGTCATTTTTCAATCGTTTGAACTGCTCCCGCGAAAGACTGTCATGGAAAATGTCGCGCTTGCCGGAGAGGTCGTCGGCAAGCCATGGGCGGAGATCGAGCCTGAGGCGAACCGGCTGCTGGAGCGGGTCGGGCTGTCCGACGTGAAGGATTGTTTTCCTGACCAGCTTTCCGGGGGCGAGCAGCAGCGCGTCGCCATCGTGCGGGCTTTGCTGAATCGCCCGCGCCTTCTGTTGGCAGACGAGCCGACAGGCAATCTGGACAACGAGACGGCTTTTGAAGTCTTGCAATTACTAAAGGAGCTGCACGTGGAGGAAAACATGGCGATGCTGATCGTTACGCATTCGGAGCGTCTGATTGAACAATTTCCGGCAAAGACGTGGATCATGGAGCAGGGGCGGGTACGTGTCGTATGA
- a CDS encoding cell division protein FtsX gives MNRQSCMYMLRDAREGIQRNIGAAAAAAVLIFVAMLIAGILLLGRFGVGDLLGYLESQVAMKLYVDPAADTKAIATILREKSFVQSAEIETKEQMLDRLAAFFTGREHLLVSFQESQIPDAIRLELRDKTQMKLVAEQLQAMNGITKVVYPQQFAETILHWSSELNRYGLGLLLGMAALAFGMVFIAMNLALYQRQQEIRVRLLLGANPWHVRGQFLFEGWLIGFVGSLPAALAVYALFSSILLPLQKSFPLVFHFSQGMVYEMMGGMAVAGSLVGLSASYVSTRKLIDHA, from the coding sequence ATGAACAGACAGTCGTGCATGTACATGCTCAGGGATGCGCGCGAAGGCATTCAGCGAAACATCGGGGCTGCGGCGGCAGCAGCCGTCCTGATTTTTGTCGCAATGCTCATCGCGGGCATCCTGCTGCTCGGACGGTTCGGCGTCGGGGATTTGCTGGGCTATCTGGAGTCACAGGTAGCGATGAAGCTGTATGTAGACCCTGCCGCGGACACGAAGGCGATTGCCACCATTTTGCGGGAGAAAAGCTTCGTCCAGTCGGCTGAGATCGAGACGAAGGAGCAGATGCTGGACCGATTGGCGGCGTTTTTTACCGGGAGAGAGCACCTGCTCGTCTCGTTTCAGGAGAGCCAGATTCCCGACGCCATCCGGCTGGAGCTGCGAGACAAGACGCAGATGAAGCTCGTCGCGGAGCAGCTACAGGCGATGAACGGCATCACGAAGGTCGTCTATCCGCAGCAATTCGCCGAAACGATCCTGCACTGGTCGAGCGAGCTGAACCGCTATGGGCTGGGGCTTCTGCTCGGCATGGCGGCGCTGGCGTTCGGCATGGTGTTTATCGCGATGAATCTGGCCTTGTACCAGCGGCAGCAGGAGATTCGCGTCCGGCTGCTGCTCGGCGCGAATCCGTGGCACGTCAGGGGGCAGTTTTTGTTTGAGGGCTGGCTGATCGGCTTCGTCGGCAGCTTGCCCGCGGCGCTGGCTGTTTACGCGCTGTTTTCGAGCATACTGCTACCTTTGCAAAAAAGTTTTCCGCTGGTGTTCCACTTTTCGCAGGGCATGGTGTACGAAATGATGGGCGGCATGGCGGTCGCAGGCTCTCTCGTGGGACTGTCGGCCAGCTACGTGTCGACAAGGAAGCTGATCGATCATGCGTAA
- a CDS encoding LPXTG cell wall anchor domain-containing protein encodes MRRSLCLLAMLLLLLPTVVSAHIVNEQNLYDDLQYSKATPQIVQLSGLGVIAYDHGSTLFSPQEKLTREELAHWAGAFWKLKESGAAREQVTAAALEKGLVPSLDGNATYADVNQAYFAGKLAVPEQDAARELTKEEFAVFVFEHRNDAVEGKSLYDRGGFVAGPTGKVEKVAVREEKDAAGKTSKVYSLTISGTVHDLSAHPRVLQAAVDPAQWEGKTVEEAWLMNVAGKPQLQLILFAKSADASGQSARPEKAPTADHAHAGHADHAAAASGDETGASMVPLVVAVVLLALVGGWLFARRRK; translated from the coding sequence ATGAGAAGGAGCTTGTGTTTGCTGGCGATGCTTTTGCTGCTGTTGCCAACGGTCGTATCGGCGCACATCGTCAACGAACAAAATTTGTACGACGACCTGCAATATTCCAAGGCCACGCCGCAGATCGTGCAATTGAGCGGGCTTGGGGTCATTGCCTACGATCACGGTTCCACGCTGTTTTCGCCACAGGAAAAGCTGACGCGCGAGGAACTGGCGCATTGGGCAGGAGCTTTTTGGAAGCTGAAGGAGAGCGGGGCTGCCCGCGAGCAAGTGACGGCGGCTGCGCTGGAAAAAGGGCTCGTGCCTTCGCTGGACGGCAATGCCACCTATGCGGATGTCAACCAGGCGTATTTTGCGGGCAAGCTCGCTGTACCTGAGCAGGATGCCGCGCGCGAGTTGACCAAAGAAGAATTTGCCGTGTTTGTCTTCGAGCACAGAAACGATGCCGTCGAGGGCAAGAGCCTGTACGACCGGGGCGGTTTTGTGGCCGGGCCGACAGGCAAAGTGGAAAAAGTCGCGGTCCGGGAAGAAAAAGATGCAGCAGGCAAAACTTCCAAGGTGTACTCGCTGACTATCTCCGGCACCGTGCATGATCTCTCTGCGCATCCGCGCGTGCTGCAGGCTGCGGTCGATCCGGCGCAGTGGGAAGGAAAAACGGTTGAGGAAGCGTGGCTGATGAACGTGGCAGGCAAGCCACAGCTTCAACTGATCCTGTTTGCCAAAAGCGCAGACGCTTCCGGGCAATCCGCGCGACCAGAAAAGGCGCCGACAGCCGATCACGCGCACGCAGGCCATGCCGATCACGCAGCGGCAGCGAGCGGCGACGAGACAGGGGCGTCAATGGTTCCGCTGGTTGTGGCGGTCGTTTTGCTCGCCCTCGTCGGGGGCTGGCTTTTTGCGCGGAGACGAAAATAA